DNA sequence from the Thermodesulfitimonas autotrophica genome:
GCCCGGAGTTTCTGTTAGCCTGTTGGGGGAGGCTGCTCGTTGTTGGTGGCGGGCAGCCTCCATACTTAATCAGCAAGAGGGGAAAGATGTGGGAAGGGGTGATTATTTGTGGTAACGCCCAAAGACGCGGAAACCTTTATCGAGGAGCAAAAAAGGCTGCTGCGCGAGAACCCCGAGTGTTCTACGGCGCTTTACAATTTGGGCGTTAAAGCCATGGAGGAAGGCCGTCTTGACGAGGCTGCCGACTACTTTGAAGAGGCCATTGAAAGCGGCGGCCGGATGTTTGAGGCATTTGTAAATCTTGGTTACATCTATTTTAAATGGGGTGACTTAGAGCGGGTAGCGCTGGCCAACCAGCGCGCAATCGAGATTGAACCCCGGTACGCCCGGGGTTATGCTAACCTTGGTTTTGCTTACCTGCAAATGGCCCGGACGGACGAGGCGATCGCGGCGCTTGAGAAGGCGATCGAGCTCAACCCCCAGATCGTCCAGGCCTGGGCCAACCTCGTGAGCGCCTACCTGCAGAAGGGCGATGTGGACAAGGCGATTGAGATCGGCGAGAAGTTAGTGGCCATGGCGCCTAACTTCGGTCTGGGGCATAACAATTTAGCCTGCGCGTACTACATGAAGGAGGATTATGCGAAGGCGGTTGAGCATGTAGATCTGGCGGTAAAATACGGTTTTCCGGTGCATCCGGAGTTCTTGAGGGAAATCGAGCCTTACCGTCCGGTACGAGAGGATGGAAGTGGTGTTTGAAGAACTGTTTGCGGCGTACGAAGAGATAAGCGCTGCTGCCGATGCGGCTTTTGCGAAGATGCAGCGCGACTACGGAGCGGCGGTTAAGTGTGCGCACGGCTGTGCTGATTGCTGCCACGCAGTCTTCGGCCTTTTTTTAGTCGAGGCGGCCTATATCAGAAGCCACTTTGAAAGGCTTCCTGCCGGGGAGCAGGAGGAGATCCTCCGGCGGGCGGAGCAGGCAGAGGAAGAAATCCGCCTGGTGCAAAAGAAACTTAACTACTATACCGATGATCCCGTGATGCAGGCTTACGCCCTATCGCGGCAGCGGGTGAGGTGTCCCCTCCTCAACGCCAAGGATGAATGTGCGCTTTACCCGCACCGGCCGGTCACCTGCCGGGTTTACGGGATTCCGGTGGCCGTGCGGGGCAGAGCGCAGGTCTGCTGGAAGGCGGGCTTCGAAAGAGGCAAAGAGTATCCTACTTTCAATCTGGATGCTGCATACCGGGAGCTTTGCCGTTTATCGGCGCTGTTGCTTACGAAGGCTAAGCAGCCCGACGCAGCGGAGCGGGCTTCGCTGCTCATCTCGGTTGCCAAGGCTTTGCAAACACCGGTCGAAGCACTTGTCAGGGGAGAGTAGCTAGGGCCTCGTTTGCTATCTGGCCCACGGTCTTCGTGACGATCCTGCCCTCTTCGTAAACCCCAATCGGTGTCGTATCGTTCCGGAGCATTTCTAAGAGTTGCCGTGCTTCCGGTCCGCCCAGCCGGCCGAGAAGCAGGGCTGTATAGCCCCTCGTCAGGGGGTTCTTATCCTGGACGAAAGGCAGGAGAGGGAAGAAGATGCGCCGGCGAACGGCGTCAGGCCGGACTGCAGCGATGCGGGCCAAGGCTTTAACGGCGGCGGGTCGCACCGACTCCTCGGTTAAGAGGGGAAAAAGTTTTGCAATGTAGCCGGCAAAAAGGTCTGGTGCGTTCGCGATAACTTCGCCGATGGCATCCACGCTCCCCCAGTTGGAAGCGCTCGAATCGGCGAAGTGGTTGAAAAGACCCTGGAAGACGGAAACCACCGCCGCCGGGTCGGTTGTAACCAGCTCCCCGGCTACTTTACCCAGAGCTTCGGCAGCCCGCAGGCGGACCAGTTCGTCGCCGGCACAGAGAAGGCGCTGCAGGTGCCGCATTATTTTCCGGTCGTGGCGGGCCGCCGCGATAACCGGATCCAGCTGGTAGTTAGCCACTAACGCCTCGACCTCTTTCTTGGAAAGAGGCCCGGCGGCTATTTCTGCTGGCGGTGGTTCGGGAGCGGCTGGCTTCGGGGATGCGGGTCGGGCTGCCCGCAGCTTTTGCTGCACGGCGTTCCGGGTTAGTTCCTGGATGTCTTCCTGCAGCCTAACGAAGAAAAGGGCGCCTCTCACTCGCCTGTCACCAAGGGCACCGTTGGGAATGATGCGGTGGGTTTCGAGGTCGTACCGCTCGACGACCGCTTGGAGGTAGTCTTCGTCGGGAAGGAGGTTCCAAGCGAGCCCCCAGTCGTCATTGCAAGCAAAGACAAGGGCTTCGCTAAAGGCGGCCCCGAGGTTGTGTCCCGTAGCGTCGTAGGCGTAAACGGCGCCGCAACCCGAACACTGCCCGAGGGGCATCTCGCGCACTCTTTCTCCGGCCAATTCCTTCGGTCTTTCAATGGCGAGGCCACAAAAGGGGCAAACCGCTTCCCTGGTGACTTCTTTGCGGAGTGGCTGGTAGCTCATAACGCCTAATCACCGTACCCTGGCAACTCAAGGGTCCAGCAACTGCTTCCCGGGCTACAGGATTTGCTCGTCAGTTTTGGCTTGTCGGCGCCTTTGCCGAGACCCATCACGTAGTTAGTCTTACTGATTACCCGTTCGAAGGCTTCTGAACCGCACCCGGGGCACTTGATTTCCACTTCTTCTTTGGTGTCAAGGAAAAGTTTCTCAAAAAGGTTCCCACACGCGAGGCAGCGAAATTCAAAGATTGGCACTCTTTCTCCCCCCAGTAAAAGTTGCCGGCAACGTTTTGCCCCGTTCCGCTTTTTGTGCCACTCATAGCATATCAGCACATTGATTGTTTGTCAAACGGGGCGCCGCGGAGGATCTTGCGGCGTTTGGGATGCAACTACTTGCCGGCCGCGGCTCCTGGCCGGGCGGGGTGGTGGAGCATTCTATTTGGAGGAGGGAAGTGGGAGTCGAACCCAACCCCGGTCGTCCGGACCGGCCAACGGGTTTGCGGCCCGCGGGGGGCACCGGCCCCTTTCCCTCCACATTTTGAAGTCCAATAGGAATTAACGTAATAAATTTAATTCCATAGCGTTTTTAACTTTCCTCTTATACTTGGCTATCAGTGTTATGAAAAAAAGTTATAAAAACGTGGAAGGGCAAGGACCGGATGGCGCAAGAGAAAGAAGCTACCGCATTCTTTCTAAAAGAGTAACAGGGGTGAGATGCAGAAATTAAGACGGTTTTTGGGTAACGAAATTGATAAAGGCTTTAACCGGCCGGGAGAGGCAGCGGTTTCGGGGGTAGACGAGGTAAAGGGTCCGCTTCAAGGATAACCCCTGAAGGCGGCGCATCACCAGCCGGCCACTTTTGGCCCTGTTTTCGGCTGCCCGGCGGGAGACGAAGGAGAGTCCTAATCCTGCCTCTACGGCCGCCAGCACTGCTTCTGTGCTGCCGAATTCAGCGACCACCCGGAGGTTTTCGGGATCAACCCCCGCGCTTCGCAACCGCTTTTCAAGCTCGTAGCGGGTGCCGGAGGTGCTTTCGCGCCGGATAAACTCTTGCCCGGCTAAGGCCGCGGTGGTAATGATTTTCCGGTTGGCTAACGGGTGGCCGGGCGGGATGATCAGCACCAGTTCGTCTTGGGCGAAGGGGATAGCCGCGAGCAGCGGGGCGGTTTTGATCGCCCCAACGGCACCCAGGGGGAGTTCCCCCGCTACGATCCGTTCAATGATCTTCCCGGTGTCAGCGATCTCCAAGTTAATCTTTACCTCGGGGTATTCTTCCCGGAAGCGGCGGATGATCTGGGGAAGCACATAATGCCCCGGAATGGTGCTGGCGCCGATGGCGAGGGTTCCTTTTACGCTATTTACGAAAGAGTCCATTTCTTGGGCGGCTTCGGTGACGGCGGAAAGGATCTTTTGGGCCAGGGGGACCAGGGCGGTGCCCGCTTCGGTAAGGGTCACTGCTCGGCGCGACCGGTGAACCAACTTGACGCCGTAGAAGGCTTCGAGCGCCGCAATATGTTTGGAAACGGCCGGCTGGGTCAGGTTAAGCTCCCGGGCCGTGCGGGAAAAGGAACGGGTTGCGGCGACGGTGGTGAAGGTTTTTAGCCAGTTGAGATTCAAGGCTTGTGCCTCCTGTTAGCTTAAATAGTAAAATAGGTTTAGTGGTTAAACAAGTGGCAAACGATATTTTTCGGCTATTTTAGGCTCCTGTTTGCGGGATAATAAAATTTAAAGATATTTTTCGCTAAGGCTTGAGAGGAATCTTCAGAGGTTTGGCGAAATTTTTGGTGTAGTGGTTAAGCTTTCGAGGAGGAAAGGGCATGCAGATCACGGACGTAAAAGTGCGCAAAGTACTTAACGAAGGCAGAATGAAAGCGGTGGTTTCGGTTACTTTCGACGATGCTTTTGTCGTTCACGATATCAAGGTGGTGGAAGGGAAGAGCGGGCTTTTCGTAGCGATGCCGAGCCGGCGCCGGCCCAACGGCGATTTCCGGGATGTAGCCCACCCGATAACTCCCGATGCGCGCCGCCAGCTTGAAGAAGCGGTTTTGAGCGCCTATAACAGCGCGCTGCAGCAGTAGGGTTTCCGGGGCGCGAGGCATAGAATCTTTAAAAGACAGGTTAATCTTAAGGAGACAGGTCGGCGTGGGTTTAGCGGCGGTTATCTTGGCGGCCGGGAAAGGGACCCGGATGAAGTCACGCAAGGCCAAAGTGCTTCATCCGGTGGCCGGTCGGCCGATGCTTTCTTTTGTGCTCGACGCGGCTGCCGGGGCGGGAGCGGAAAAGATTATTGTGGTTGCCGGTCACGGCGCGGCAGAGGTTGTCGCGGCAGTAGGCGGAAGGGCGGAAGTGGTGCTTCAGGAAGAGCAGCTTGGTACGGCCCACGCATTGCTGCAGGCCGAGGAGGCACTGAAAACTTACGAGGGGGATATTATCGTCTTGCCCGGGGATGCTCCTCTCCTGCGGGGGGAGACGCTCCGGGATTTTTATACTTATTACCGGGCTCAGGGGGCACCGGCGGCGGTGCTTACGGCTCGCTTTGCGGACCCGGCAGGCTATGGCCGGGTGATCCGGGACCAGGACGGCAATGTTTTGCGTATTGTGGAGCACCGCGACGCTACGGAAGAAGAACTGTCAGTTAGCGAGGTTAATACCGGTATCTACTGTTTTAAGCCGGCCATTTTTTCCGTTCTAAAGCGGATTTCTCCGGATAACTCTCAGAAGGAGTACTATCTCCCTGACGCCATCCGGCTCTTACGGGAGGAGGGGGTCCCTGTTGCTGCCTGGGAGGCTCCGGACGCGGCGGAGTTTTTGGGGGTGAACGACCGGCGCCAGCTCGCCGTGGCAGAGGAAGTTATCCGACGGCGGGTGGTGGAGAGATTGATGGATGCGGGCGTTACGGTGGTGGACCCGC
Encoded proteins:
- a CDS encoding tetratricopeptide repeat protein; this encodes MVTPKDAETFIEEQKRLLRENPECSTALYNLGVKAMEEGRLDEAADYFEEAIESGGRMFEAFVNLGYIYFKWGDLERVALANQRAIEIEPRYARGYANLGFAYLQMARTDEAIAALEKAIELNPQIVQAWANLVSAYLQKGDVDKAIEIGEKLVAMAPNFGLGHNNLACAYYMKEDYAKAVEHVDLAVKYGFPVHPEFLREIEPYRPVREDGSGV
- a CDS encoding YkgJ family cysteine cluster protein: MFEELFAAYEEISAAADAAFAKMQRDYGAAVKCAHGCADCCHAVFGLFLVEAAYIRSHFERLPAGEQEEILRRAEQAEEEIRLVQKKLNYYTDDPVMQAYALSRQRVRCPLLNAKDECALYPHRPVTCRVYGIPVAVRGRAQVCWKAGFERGKEYPTFNLDAAYRELCRLSALLLTKAKQPDAAERASLLISVAKALQTPVEALVRGE
- a CDS encoding DVU0298 family protein, translated to MSYQPLRKEVTREAVCPFCGLAIERPKELAGERVREMPLGQCSGCGAVYAYDATGHNLGAAFSEALVFACNDDWGLAWNLLPDEDYLQAVVERYDLETHRIIPNGALGDRRVRGALFFVRLQEDIQELTRNAVQQKLRAARPASPKPAAPEPPPAEIAAGPLSKKEVEALVANYQLDPVIAAARHDRKIMRHLQRLLCAGDELVRLRAAEALGKVAGELVTTDPAAVVSVFQGLFNHFADSSASNWGSVDAIGEVIANAPDLFAGYIAKLFPLLTEESVRPAAVKALARIAAVRPDAVRRRIFFPLLPFVQDKNPLTRGYTALLLGRLGGPEARQLLEMLRNDTTPIGVYEEGRIVTKTVGQIANEALATLP
- a CDS encoding FmdB family zinc ribbon protein, translating into MPIFEFRCLACGNLFEKLFLDTKEEVEIKCPGCGSEAFERVISKTNYVMGLGKGADKPKLTSKSCSPGSSCWTLELPGYGD
- a CDS encoding selenium metabolism-associated LysR family transcriptional regulator; the encoded protein is MNLNWLKTFTTVAATRSFSRTARELNLTQPAVSKHIAALEAFYGVKLVHRSRRAVTLTEAGTALVPLAQKILSAVTEAAQEMDSFVNSVKGTLAIGASTIPGHYVLPQIIRRFREEYPEVKINLEIADTGKIIERIVAGELPLGAVGAIKTAPLLAAIPFAQDELVLIIPPGHPLANRKIITTAALAGQEFIRRESTSGTRYELEKRLRSAGVDPENLRVVAEFGSTEAVLAAVEAGLGLSFVSRRAAENRAKSGRLVMRRLQGLSLKRTLYLVYPRNRCLSRPVKAFINFVTQKPS
- the spoVG gene encoding septation regulator SpoVG yields the protein MQITDVKVRKVLNEGRMKAVVSVTFDDAFVVHDIKVVEGKSGLFVAMPSRRRPNGDFRDVAHPITPDARRQLEEAVLSAYNSALQQ
- the glmU gene encoding bifunctional UDP-N-acetylglucosamine diphosphorylase/glucosamine-1-phosphate N-acetyltransferase GlmU, with protein sequence MGLAAVILAAGKGTRMKSRKAKVLHPVAGRPMLSFVLDAAAGAGAEKIIVVAGHGAAEVVAAVGGRAEVVLQEEQLGTAHALLQAEEALKTYEGDIIVLPGDAPLLRGETLRDFYTYYRAQGAPAAVLTARFADPAGYGRVIRDQDGNVLRIVEHRDATEEELSVSEVNTGIYCFKPAIFSVLKRISPDNSQKEYYLPDAIRLLREEGVPVAAWEAPDAAEFLGVNDRRQLAVAEEVIRRRVVERLMDAGVTVVDPRATYVHPGVVVGPDTIIYPFTFLEGGTVIGSECCIGPWTRITDSRLGDKVAVHNAVVLGATVASGATVGPFTYLRPGTVVGPGAKVGGFVEVKKSVIGEGSKVPHLSYIGDAEIGRSVNVGAGTITCNYDGRRKWPTVIEDGAFIGSNTNLVAPVRVGKGAYIGAGSTITRDVPAGALGIARSRQRNIPDWVKKKGRE